TTTTAGTGATCAAAATCAAGATTTAAGCCAAGAATATGGACAAAGAGAAAGTTTTTTTGAACAACTTTCTCTTTTAGATCTTGAAAAAATAACAAAAAATAACGTTATTTTTCCTGAAGGTTATGAGCGCTTTAAATTTAATACTGAAAATAACTTTGTCACAAAAGAAAGTGATGAAAATTTTCTTGGCCCAAAAAATAATAATTTATTAGTTTATGACTTAAATTATCCTTTAGTTGATAATTTAATTGAAGAAAATAATAACTTTAAATCTAATATTTTGAATCAAAAATTTACAATTTTTGATTCAAAAGCGCGAAATCAAATATTTAAGCTTAATAGAATTGGTACATATGCCCAACCCTTAAATCATTCCAATGAATATGATTGAATTTACCAAAAAAACGTAAAATTTAAGACCGGAACTGCTGCAATATTAGATTCTAATAATGAAAAAACATTATTAATTACAAATAATCACGTTTTAAGACCACTGGAAAGCTATAAAAACAACGATGAAAATTTCGAAATTAGAACCCAAAAAATAAGATTCTGAAATACCTTAGGCGGAAATTTTCTTGAATGATATCAAAATGGAAAAATTTATAGCCTTGACAGAGATAATATAGCATTTCTTTTTTATGCAAAAAAAATTTATGAGGAAAAAATTAGCAACTTTAATCAACTTCAAATTTTAGAATTTGTCATCAATTTCTATAATGATTATTTTGAAATTCCTTCTGATTTTGATAATCAAAAATTTGATGTCGGAGTTTTTTATTTTAAATACAAAAAGTTTATTGATGATTTAAGAAAATTAGCTAAATTTTATAGAGATAATAAAGATGATATTTTAGCAAAAATTCAACAAAATCAACCAATAACTGACGCTAATAATGCTAAAAATAATTCAATTGAGTCAAAATTTGAAAATTTTCTAGCAACTTATCAAAATTTTATTGATTTCTGAGAAAAAATGGTCAAAGAAAAACCTGTTCAAATTTCAGAAAAAGTTTGGAAAAAAGGTGATTCAACCTATGATTTTAATGTAGGACTTTTTTGACCAAAGTCAAAACCTATGAAAAATAATTTCAAAGGCGTTTATGCTTCTGATCCCCAACAAAATTTTTCACGCTTATCATTGTACTTTTATACAAACAACGGGCCTGGCGCATCAGGCTCAGGAGTTTTTAACGAAAAAGGTGAACTCCAATTTATTAATGGATTTGGCTTAATTAACAATTTTTATGATAATAATTTACGAATAGAAAAAAATTATTACGACAAATTAAATACAAATATTTCATTATCAGGTGGAATTCCTCTTGTTACTGAAGATTTTAATTTAACAAAATTAATAAAAGAATTTTACCCTTCTAATCAAAAGAAGGGATTTACTCCAATTCAAAATGAGAAAATTGTTGTAATAAATAAAAAGCGTAAGTTTTTAAATTAAACTTACGCTTGGTTTCATACCGGCACACCGGTTGCTAGAATTATTATGAGATGGGAATTAAACCATTATTTTTAAAATATTTTTACTTATCTTAAAAATCTCATAATATATATGA
The sequence above is a segment of the Mesomycoplasma ovipneumoniae genome. Coding sequences within it:
- a CDS encoding Mhp366/Mhp367 family surface (lipo)protein, with translation MTRKKKILFSIFALFFLSAASVTAFLTYNYLNQPAAPVKKISGIDLLLESDKDKKVDSEDKFSKDYLAQIDQFNDFFSDQNQDLSQEYGQRESFFEQLSLLDLEKITKNNVIFPEGYERFKFNTENNFVTKESDENFLGPKNNNLLVYDLNYPLVDNLIEENNNFKSNILNQKFTIFDSKARNQIFKLNRIGTYAQPLNHSNEYDWIYQKNVKFKTGTAAILDSNNEKTLLITNNHVLRPLESYKNNDENFEIRTQKIRFWNTLGGNFLEWYQNGKIYSLDRDNIAFLFYAKKIYEEKISNFNQLQILEFVINFYNDYFEIPSDFDNQKFDVGVFYFKYKKFIDDLRKLAKFYRDNKDDILAKIQQNQPITDANNAKNNSIESKFENFLATYQNFIDFWEKMVKEKPVQISEKVWKKGDSTYDFNVGLFWPKSKPMKNNFKGVYASDPQQNFSRLSLYFYTNNGPGASGSGVFNEKGELQFINGFGLINNFYDNNLRIEKNYYDKLNTNISLSGGIPLVTEDFNLTKLIKEFYPSNQKKGFTPIQNEKIVVINKKRKFLN